Genomic segment of Dermacentor albipictus isolate Rhodes 1998 colony chromosome 5, USDA_Dalb.pri_finalv2, whole genome shotgun sequence:
ATGGGTGCCATTGGGTATTCCCACTGACGTCGTTGAtgggactgctgctgctgttgttgctgctgcagttgctgctgctgcagttgcTGTTGCTGCAATTGCtgttgctgcagttgctgctgctgctggtgttgctgctgctgcagttgctgctgctgctggtgttgctggtgctgcagctgctgctgctggaatAGTGGTGGTCTCACCACTTCAGTGAGGTAAGGTTGAGGACTGGCATGTGCAAATGTGGGCAGGCTCTGAGGCTGGccgccatcattgccactatgcAGGAAGAACTGCTCTTGAGGCTGTGGCTGCAATGGCACCGCCTGGGGTCCGTGCAGAAGATTCTGAATGGCCTGCTGCTGTTTGGTGATGCGCGAGATGTCAGACTGCAGAACCGTCAGTTCTGTGCTGAGTTGTTCAATGGTCGTGGTGCTATCCTCAAGGTCCACATCATCACTCTGAGGGGATTCCTGCACGggttgtgggctgccattctgaTGCAGCCACTTCTGCTGGGAATGCTCAGAGTCAACACTGTCGGCAGAAGTCTCGTCGAGCAGTGTTTCACCAGATGACTCATGGATGCTAGCGCCTTCAGAGACTTTGCTGTCACCACGTGCAACAGCTTGCAAGAAAGCTGCCTTGCTGACCTTTTGTCGCTGCTTCTTGACACGATCTTCCATGCGGCGCTTCTCTTGTTCGATCTTACGCCGCCTTTCTTCAAGCTTTAATCGCACATTGTTCAGCTGTGCTGCCAGAGGTGATGAACTGTCCTCTGCAGTCCTGTTTTCCTCACTGTCTGCAGCCTGCTGCTGCCATGTGGttgttgatgatgacgatttaCTAACACCATCGGTTGGCGTCGTCTTCCGCTTCTCTGGTGGCAACCGATTGCCAGAGCCGTCCTGCTGCATGTAGACAATATTGATGCTAGCTGGTGCCTTACCGGAGTCTGTGGTATCCTTCATCTTTGACAGCTGTGCAAAGCTCATAACCTGAGCAGCCTTCTTCGTTCGTTCCCTGTGCTCTGCAAACATGTCAGTCTCAAATGGATCTGTCATTTCCAGGGCTGCTTTTTCGCCAGAAAAATTGTACATGTGCGAGAGGGATGACTCTCGCCGAAGTGGATAGCCCGCCTGTTTCTGCAAACCTCCCCCCAACTGGTCGTAGTAGGTTTCCAAGGTTGAAGGCTTCTTTGCTTCGGTCTCCATTGCAAGCCGACCCGTCCTCCGTATGGGAGAGCCTCCATAGATGTCAGTCTGCGAGGTGCTGCGACTCAGCGTTGTTGGCTGGAACAGGTCTGATCTGGAAGAGTTCCTCCGCAATGGTGAACCAACATCGGACTTGGAGGCACTCCTGTGCAGAGGCGAAGCGTGATCCGAGCCGACGAGGGTGCTGCGTGACCCACTCCGGTGAAGAGGAGATCCCAGTTCCGAGCGAGAGGTGCTCCTTCGAAGGCTCAGGTTTCCGCTTATGGATGATGCCCTGTGTGCTGGAGACCCCTGCTCCTCTGCTTCCCGCGCTCGGAGCATAGCTTCGTGCAGGCTTCGTGCGGGGGACTGGGGCGTAGGTGAAGAGCCTAGTGAGGTGTCTTCACCGCGCTCCAGGTACTTTGCGACATCACAGTTATTTCGCTCCTTGGGCTCCCGCAAGCGTGCCGGCAGAAGAGGGTCCATGGCTTCGACTGAGTGCCGTCGCAGAGAGGAACTTGGCCTCCGGCCAGTCAGAAAGGCATCATCTTCATCCGAACGACACCTGCAGAAGAGGTGGGTGCTCTGGAGGTTCACAGTAGCTAGCAAGCACACACAATCTCAAGGCACCACAATGTTAAACATTGCATCGTTACCCTAAGGACATTAAGCCAGGACCGAAATAAACATTTAAAATATTGTACTTTCTTTTTCAGCCCATTCTGTACAGCTTCCTGAGGAGCCATGCTTACAAAAATGAAGGTTTAACTCTTGCATCCCAACTGCAGAGTCTGGTGTGTGGTCTACCACTACTTCACTGACAGCATCTGCCACGGTTAAAGAGTCACGATTACTGTTTGTAGTGTATTGTGTAGTACAAGCTGCATGAACATGATCCCAAGAAGCTCACTGCCTTCACTATAAAGAAAACGAACCTGTAAGAGTATTGGTAAGAGAAAATGGTGAATAATATGGAGAGCAGAAGCTAAAATAAGCACGGTTCCACTTAGCCATCTTGAAAATGAGGGAATCTTGTATATACAATAAGAGCTTGCAAGAAGCTCAAACATTAGCCTCCCGTGAATGCCTGGCCACAGTCGAGCAGCATATCTAAGCAATgttaaaggaaaaaaatgacCTTAAAGCCAATTTCAACATGTCTACGCACGAACTAGCTCACAACTGGTACACCTGACACGCAATTCAGCTGCTCCTTAGAAAATCAATGTGTATGCATCAGAAATGGCATTCGACATCAGTATGTAAATCACAGAGGCTGCTTACACAGGAAAACATGGGAGCGTGAAAAAAATGTGTGCATGCATGAGGTTTACCGAGTTCTTTTACAAGCATTTGGCCCCAACATTAACTGTTTGGTTTGGTTTTCTGGGTTgctcttgttttttctttcttatgcaTCAACAAGAACATTTTGAGTTATTAGAAACAAGATAGATATAGCAGGCACCATAAACATGAATGGCACGCGCGGAGGTAAGAAAGGCAAAGGTCAAGCCAACAATCACTCGTGGCAAGAGCTAGGGCACAGTCTAAAAATAAATGAACTGAGGGATGCAAATTGAACTATGTGTAACAACGCAGTCCGTGGTCACATTGGAAGCACGCACATGCAGGCACTCCAATGTTGACAAATGTGCACTTCACGTGGCACACAATGCGTATCCATTGCTCTAGCTCGTCACGCAGGCATGGTCGCAtcaagaaatttaaaaaatgaGTTTTCCCAGACATCTCGAGGCGGCATATCCTCCTGCTATCACTTTCTCGAGCTTTCATGCGACTAAGCACGGAATGCATTGACATATACCACTGACAACACTTGTCACACTATGCCAAGCTCTCTATCGTCACACAGTACTAGCAATGCCAATCCACCAGGGGCTCAGGGTTGTAAAAGTGATTGCATGCCCAAAAGTGATGACTGGAGAATACTGCACCTGCTTTAACGTTATAGAGATGTGGCCAGAATGCTACTGGTGCCTGTGTCATTCAGTGATGTCATTGTGTCACTAAGAAAGCGCCCAGTCATGCTGTCACATTTTTTATTTAGTGAAATGCAAGTTGCCTTTGCACATGCCCTCACGGAAGCAATTGCTCACAGTTCTAATACTCCACCATGGCCTCCATAATCATGGCTGCCATGCTGGGGTACTATCAAGATGAGGTGCTGCATCCATTAAAAAGAATTTGGCGGtgtgtttctcatgcaagtaaacATGATGCATCCATAAACAGCCACATAATTGTTTGTCTTTCAATAACTCTCAAATTTTGCGCAGTTAGTCACAGGCCTCGATTATAAGACAGAATACACAGCACGGTCACATGGCAGTTGGGAAAAATTTATCGGAAGGAGCTTTTCCAACAACCAAAATTCAAGAAACAGATGACACAATCCTTGCTTTCGTCCTCTTATCAATGCTCGCTAAGAATGACATTACTATGTTTGGGCTAGTTGTATTACATTGTTAAAACCAAGAGTGTGAAAACAagacacagagacagacagagcaCAGCGATTTTTGATGTCTGTCTCTGTGTCTTTGTTGTTTTCATGCTCTTCGATTTTGCGAATGAGCCTAGCACACTTGTACAGCCAGTGAGGCCATCAGTGAAAATGTTACCTAGGCGACGAGCTCAGCTGATCCGAATCTTCATCCTCCCGGACAGAAGAACGTGAAACACGAGTGCTAGGCTTTGCACCTGCAATTCAAAACATGTTCACAATGCATCAAAAGCACCATTACACTGCACATGACTGTTTCACAAGCTTCAGGTTGCAAAGCCTAGTGACATAACATGCTGTGGATACTACATCGACCAGGCTTCGCTAGTTTCAGTTTTGATGAGGCGCCAGCAACATGGCCTGCGACCATGCCTGCAATGCATCAAGAAAGAAGATACCAAAGCAACAATATTGCTCTTTCTGCTCCGACAGGCGGCCGAATTAGCATGTGGTCATGCAAGCATAGTCCGAATTACTGAACTCGTGAGTGCACAAAGCACTGTGAGGTGTTCAAATTTTGGTTGTCTTTACAGATTAAGTCTATAGACCAGTTGTGGTGCCATGAAGCTGTCCAAATTATCAGTCAATGCAAGTATTTCACCAAGAATTCCATTGGCTAGTGAAAAACAGAAGTGTGCTCACCCTGGCTCAGCCTTCGCACTCCTTCTGGCCAGGCCCCATTGTGCTTTGTTTGGCTGATGGAGGAAGCAAAAATAAAGAGTGGTTAGATGGTTAACTGTACATGCCTACACCATACTGCAAACTGAAAGTTGTAAGTGCACACTGTTGGCAAGCATCTACATGTTGGCTTCTGGCAAGTATCCACGATTCTTACTCACCTTACAAATATTTCCTGCTACTATTATGCCAAGATATCGCTTACTGCCTTTCTCTGACAAATTATATTTGCTGGCATGGAGGGCGGTGAGTCGTGATACAATTATTAGAGGCAGCACAAAGGACAAGGACGAAGCAAGACTACAAACATGGTGCTGAATGAGCAACTGGAAAGTTTATGGAAAAagtaaaaatatatatacatatgtacgCAGTACAAATCACGTGATTTGCAAACAAAACATCAACAAGAAGTGGCGTAAAAGCACCCCAGAAGAAATGTATAtttttcctttttcaataaacTTCCAGTTGTTTGCACAAGGTTTGTGCACAGTGTTTGTGCACAGTGTTTGTGCACAGTGTTTGTGCTCTTCATCCTTGTCCTCTGCGCTTCCGCTAATCATGAACCTTAACCAATTTGCTCAACTCACCGCTTTTCTAAAGTCAGGATATTACAGTAAGTGGTTTCGATATGGTGGTCaatgaaaatttttatttttgaaTGAACAGAAATTTTCAATTAAGTACACATTTGAACTTGAATGATTGCAGGTTGACTGTAACAGCAAGAAGTGTGCCTACAAACAATCAATCATACATACTTTTTATGCTTTTGGCAATCAGTAAAAATAAAATATGAACAACCTGCAAAATTACCATTCCAAAATAAGACACATGGGCTTTACACTGTACAGATTGTGGATGGGAGAGGGGCAGCGAAAGAGGGGCCCTTACTTGTGGTCGTCGGGTGGGCACAAATCTGGAATGTGGCTACATGAGTTCTGCAGGGCACGCGCCTTGCGTAGGGACTCCCCGCGATGCCGAGCCGCTGCACACAACAAAGGCATGGAAACGTTACATTGTGCTTTCGGACATGAAACACAATGTAAGAATGATGCGCAACTGCCCCTTTACGACAAGTACTTGACAAATTAGAGTTCGGAAACTAAACTTCCCAACCCCAAATTGTGTCAGGCGCTGTGTGCACAATTATGCATGCCAGGAtagtgcatcaaaagcaaaagcactgatgaaaataTTTCGTATTTCAAACAAGTcacatacatcttgaaacacttctcATAGGATCTGTGCTGCAAGTTTTACTAATATTTGTCAAATATCTCAGTAAAAGAAGCAACAATGTAGATGGACTGGAGTTGCTTTGGGCATCGGTATGTTGTCATGTAATGGGTTCGCTTATTTCACTGTTTTTCTATGTGTTTTACATCAGGCATACTTTTCATGTGGCTGAGTAGGTGATTTCCAAGTATGCTATACATGAAATAATGAATGTTTCCAAATGTGCCATTTCTGTTGAGAGTTGTCGCATGGAGTGTacattttgtaaacttgacaaaactcactgaaGAATTGAAAATGTTTAACCTGTCTTGCAGCTGTACGTTTCTTGTGATTCTAAAGATGTAGAAAATGTGGCGAAATTAAATTTTCAATGGACACAATCAATGGACATCTGAAGGGAATTGTGAACGTCGAAAATAGTGTTGTATTCAATTGGCTGATGTCAAGTATGTGAAATAAAGAAGTGTCCTTTTGAACTCCAAACCACTACCAGAGCATTGCATTCAGAACGTAAAACTTTACAGTTTCCATATTCAAATAAAATGTATAAAGTGGTTTGTTGCCTAGAGAGATAATCAGTTCAAATGTTTATCATAAGAAAGAGTAACAAACACTAGCAGATCTTAGTAAAGCACAGTAATGCTTCTTTCACAACTGTGAGCCTTCAACGATGCAAAAGCTAAACACAATTAATAAAAGTTTACTTTGAATATTTGCGGGCTTTGTTTTCATCAGCCGCAAGTCGGTAATGGTAGTATTAACACAATATTGACAAATGCAATGAACACTTATTTCATGTCATAACAGCTGATCAGCAATCAAATTTATTCCCCACTGCTGCATTTTTAGCAAGGTACGTGCTAAGTTTAGTGTTGAATTTCAAATCAGACATTCTCGAGCTGCAGGCTGACTTGCTCCTTGACCTGCAAAGCTCCACTACATACAAGAGTTTGCAGTCGGCCGAAATGCCACTCTGATGAATACCAACTGCTTGTGGGCGGCCTCTGAATATGTAAGATCTGCCAAACAAACAGTGCTATTTCACATACTACCTTCCATTCAACAGCCCTTCTAAGCACCCAATATTTGAATCCTCGGCTGCGATAATGCATCAATTCTATtccaatgctattccttttcatGCTTCATCAGTGGTTCGAGCGGTGCTACACTCACTTTATAACAGGGATAGCCTGGCCGTGACCGGTGGATGATAAGAAGGGAACACAACTGAGCTGAAGGATTTCTTGCATTATACTGGCACTGGAGTGTTCAAATGCAGAAGCTAGTGTATTGAAGAATTCGCCCTCCCTCTCAAGCATGAATATTCCCAAGACATTCTATTTGCTGAAAGTGACTGTGTAGATTAGAGGCGCGTTATATGCTTCACAATTAAAAAGCTACGCCTGATACGGAACTGCGAGAATGAGTTTCATCAGCATTTACATAACATGGAAGAATCCATCCCCAAAACAGCTGAAAACAGTTAATTTCGCTGGGCAAGCGATGCACACTGCTGTCACAGTGAAATGCTGATTTATAAAACAGTTGCTCTATAAACAGGCCTAGGAAACAGAAAATCGTAAAATTCTTCACTTCACTGAATTCTTCAACACAATTCTTCACACAACACACAATTCTTCAGCACTACAGTGTAAGATATATACTCTTTAGGTGGGAACACTTCTCGGCTTGCTTGTGCGATGCAATCGACCGGATAAAATAGCAACAGCGCGCGTCCATCTGCTTGGTGACAACAGCAGATAGCTATTGGCAGGACGACGCAACTTCAGTTCGAACGCAGGTGAGAGCCTGCGCAGACAAGAAATGCGTAGATAACACAAGCAACCAGAGAACAGTGTCTGTATGCAGTGTTGCGTCGCTGTATCTGCTCCAACGAGGTGATGCCCTCTCCTCCATGCTCTCCCCTAACCATGGTGACCTACTTTCACATGTCACTCCATCATTCCGGATTTCCCATGAAGCACCAGTTTCTATAGCAACAGCAGATAAAACCTTTCCCGTCTTGAGGTTGCGCTCTTCCCTCCGAAAGGTATCCATCACTGTCACTGAGCCAGCGGACGTGTGCTGTTGCTACTTTATCTGGACGATTGTGTCTCGCATGATTGTGTCTCGTTGGCATTATTGTTTTCACTTTTCCGGCTATTGATGCATGCAtcaaaattaaattttatttttccattttttcatgATAGAGGCTGGAAACATTAGTATGTgatttttaattattttaatcAACTTGTgaaataattaacaaaaactaAATAATATTTGGAATCAGCATGAGAAACTAAACAAGTATACCTAATTTCATCAAGATTGATCAAAAAGTGATGATAAAAACAAGTTCACTTTCAGAGCCAGGctgctcccataagcatgtcaagGACAAGCATGGATGAATTCATATGTTCATAAAATTTATTCGAAATACCTGCAGCGCGCAAAGGCATTACTGCAGGGGGGGAAGAATACATATACATGTTGGACTTGGGAACGGTGCCCGCATCTACACATGGCATTCAATGTAAAATGCTTTACTAAAGGATGAAGAGTTTTGCGACTGAGTTTGTGCCCAGCCCATCTAAGCATAAGACACACGAGATTGAGAGATAGTGCTTTACACAATGTTATATGTGGGCACGTGTGCACACGcaagcacatgcacacacacaaatgaaacaaacaaaaggACATTTGCCACTACAGTGCAATCTGCAGCACACCGACTGTGACAGTTTCAGCCTTAATTGCCCAAACATGAGTCTGGTCACTTTGATTTCATTATGTTTAATTGCTGTTCATACAAGCAAAGTTTAGTCCTGCAGCTGTGTGTGGCTCGTTGAGGACAGACAAAGGTGAAAAACACTTCTCTTGCATCTCAAATCTCTTGCATTCAGCATATTGGGGTTGGGGATGAGGTTGTTTATGACATGACGACAACTACCAACAGCAACAACTACATCGCTTTTTCTAACAAGGGAAGAAGCTCACAACCGCTATTGCAGCACATCTAaaacaatgtaaaaaaagaagagaggagTCTTACCCTGAAGAGAGTTTTCAGCACTGGGCGGATCGTACCGCAGTCCCGGCCGTCGCACACACTTTGCCGGCCGGATCTCAAACACAAACATGAGGTCGGCAAGGAGGGCGAGAAGGTTTTGACGGATGGAAGGGTGCACAAAGAGCACATCCTCCACCGTCAGGAAGAACACATCGTGCGGCAAATGCGCATCACAGAAGCGCTGGCTCAGCTGCAGGTTGTAAAGCGAGTCGGCTAGGCTGTCGCCCGGCAGGCACAGGTCGTGCCAGGGCAGGTGCTGCGGGCAGTAGAAGCTGAGCAACGCGGCCAGCGCACAACCGTCATTCAGGTCCGCCAGGTCCTGCAGCACAGGCGGGCCCCCAACAGGCGGCTGCCCGGGCCCCAGCTCGTCCTCGATGCGGTGCCGCATCTTCACTGAGCACTTGTTCAGCCAGAGCAGCGCTGCATCCTCTGCGTCCACGGGAACTTCCTCCGGGTAGCCGACAGCTGAAAACCGTCTGCAGGAAGAACAGTGACCCCTCGCCATTGCTTACAGTGTACAGTGTGTTTTGCTGTTAAAGGACCCCTCACTAGGCTTAGGCACTGAAAACAGACAAGTGCAGCGCACCGATCGCACACTCACGATTGTGTATGTATAAGAATCAAACCATGCagcaagaacagaaaaagaaagcatccaAAGCTCATGAGATAAATGGTACGTGGTCTCTCGGCTCTTGTATGTGAGAAGGCAGAGAATAAAAGTTGCTTGCAGGCACTAGTTGAGGCAAAGGTAGAGAGTACTGATGTTATCAGTAAAGCTCACCTCCTAGCAGAACGGCGACACAAATTAAATTTGTTTTGTCTCCTCTAATAATGAACTAGTTTGAAAATTTGTTGTGGTAAAACACTTCCTAGATGGCACTTAACAACTTCCAGTATACAAGCAAAATTTCAGATGGAGTCTGGTGACAGGCCCTTTCACTTTGCTAGCATCCTAAGCTGCAAGTGTCAGCTGAAGCTATGTCCACATGCGACACAAGCACCCGAGTAGTAAAGCCCCAGTGCCACTCAAATCAGAGTGATTGTACAGAGCGACTGCCCAGCGATAGTACTAGAGGGGGACAATTAGCATGTTGtatgttctaaaaaaaaaaattaaattatgtggttttacgtgccaaaaccactttctgattacgaggcacgccatagtggaggactccggaaatttcgaccacctggggttttttaatgtgcacctaaatctaagtacacgggtgtttccgcatttcgcccccatcgaaatgcgacaaTGTATGTTCTGCAAGAGGTAAACATGCCACTGCAAATGAGATAAAAAAAACACTGATAAGCCACCTGATGGAATTTCTGTCACCCTAGTGACACATTCCATTTATTTAACATAACACCATTTTGGCCATTAATGGCACTGACTAACACAGGACTAAATTTAGTACAAAAAATGTGGATGAGGTGATAAATGTCACTACAGCTCAATTAGTGGAGCATCACATGGGTCATGCAGAAGAGGTGGGTATGGCTCCGAACGGCCACAAGCTGCCTGCCAATCTGTTTACTTTAATGTCTCCTTTCATTTTATCTGAAAATTTCAATTGAAAGAACAGTCAATTTTTTTCCCATGCTTTCCTTGATTTCATTGTCTGTTAGCTTCATCCACTTGTAAATAATAAGAGAAATCAAGGTCCTCAGTGTACCATTACTCTTGTCACTCATAATACATGTGAGAATAATAATCAATATTTTTACGCCTCAGGAGGAAGTTAACAGAAAATGAATATGCTGGCTGGTCATACCTAACAGCTCAAAAGCCCATTGTACACAGCCATACCATGCTTAAACTTGAAAATTCGCAAGCAAATTACAAGTCTTGCGCCAAGGAGAAACTGGACACGTCCGGCATCCGGCCAATTGAACTTACCTGACCACTTCAAAGACCTTGATGGGTATGAGCACTTCTTTGATGTACAATTCCATAATGCCATTGATGACAGCCATGTGGGCACTCTGTACAGCAAGAGAACAAGCACTGAGAACATGCCCCAAATGTTTCTTTCATAAACTGCGCTCACTCAAATGAAACGTATTAGTCAAAAAGCATTTGTAGATCACCTTTGTCACTTAGTTATGCGAACTGTACTCATGAAGCAACCTTATTTGCGAAGGTTCGTGCAGAACTTTCACTCAATGCACAAGGacaattcaaggatttcaaggatgaCAAAGACCGAACTTCAAGGAGAGGAAACAAATCATACTTGTACACAAACACTGGAAAATAATGAAATCTTGTTTGTTTTTCCTGCAATTTCTCGCAGCTAAGTAGTTGCTGAGTACGACATGCGCTTTGAGCACTTCAAGTACCTTTTCAAGCTTGCCTTTTCCATTGTAACGATGTCCTTCTAGCATAATGGTTAGTAGTCTCCGACTTCAGTCAAAGATACTGGTCACATTAAAGACAAATGGCTGAAACTTACTTTTCACCAGCCATTTCTAGAGCTTAGGGCATGAAATTGGAGCCATGCTGGCTGCGGTACGAAACTAGCCAAAACAACGAAAATAGTGGTACGACTTGGTCCCTTGATCTGGCTTTGTCTAGTTCCATGATGGCAATGGTAATTTAAACATGCCTGTCATTGATGGCTGTGGACACTTCACATTTTATCACTTAGCGGCactatgaaaaaaatatatatccaTGGTCATTTCCCGATACACAGAGTCTATGGTATAGCTGTAATGCGGAGTTTGTTACTTTGAATGTTCAATAATTGTCCCCAACCTCAGTTTTTAAGGAACACATTCATTTTCAAGGaactttaaaggggccctgaaccattttttatc
This window contains:
- the LOC135913947 gene encoding patronin-like isoform X2 yields the protein MLLPLESWAKQRASVLWLVSKAHQNRVPPELREVFYRDQAEQDRLRPQLVQALASGELYCLALANIYADPNYHSLSHQGVVQALQRKGVEVEPPADHTPLTETVLAQTAPLRMSAHMAVINGIMELYIKEVLIPIKVFEVVRRFSAVGYPEEVPVDAEDAALLWLNKCSVKMRHRIEDELGPGQPPVGGPPVLQDLADLNDGCALAALLSFYCPQHLPWHDLCLPGDSLADSLYNLQLSQRFCDAHLPHDVFFLTVEDVLFVHPSIRQNLLALLADLMFVFEIRPAKCVRRPGLRYDPPSAENSLQAARHRGESLRKARALQNSCSHIPDLCPPDDHNQTKHNGAWPEGVRRLSQGAKPSTRVSRSSVREDEDSDQLSSSPRCRSDEDDAFLTGRRPSSSLRRHSVEAMDPLLPARLREPKERNNCDVAKYLERGEDTSLGSSPTPQSPARSLHEAMLRAREAEEQGSPAHRASSISGNLSLRRSTSRSELGSPLHRSGSRSTLVGSDHASPLHRSASKSDVGSPLRRNSSRSDLFQPTTLSRSTSQTDIYGGSPIRRTGRLAMETEAKKPSTLETYYDQLGGGLQKQAGYPLRRESSLSHMYNFSGEKAALEMTDPFETDMFAEHRERTKKAAQVMSFAQLSKMKDTTDSGKAPASINIVYMQQDGSGNRLPPEKRKTTPTDGVSKSSSSTTTWQQQAADSEENRTAEDSSSPLAAQLNNVRLKLEERRRKIEQEKRRMEDRVKKQRQKVSKAAFLQAVARGDSKVSEGASIHESSGETLLDETSADSVDSEHSQQKWLHQNGSPQPVQESPQSDDVDLEDSTTTIEQLSTELTVLQSDISRITKQQQAIQNLLHGPQAVPLQPQPQEQFFLHSGNDGGQPQSLPTFAHASPQPYLTEVVRPPLFQQQQLQHQQHQQQQQLQQQQHQQQQQLQQQQLQQQQLQQQQLQQQQQQQQSHQRRQWEYPMAPILPPQQPRRGQWGPPVVTLAEQPMRWGAPAPALVDPGYVVYPSGQNEFAYQPPFYQNGTATTMQQVGYASFTMPSQQQPQQPVQQQLPQQPQQQQQQHPLPPPFQALCTVSTEQVTAAAPTQFESQRPSQTPPPPAVEEQLSDRLENLSMGSLASQPRSVEFGKTYRVSKGQQPARNQAKPSDDGSEVGFFISFDDQQPKKPKPKLRPRISKPEENARPEELGLSNGTLTAASTESTKGSENSSNSAPSENQGPPSGPLGVGFVIGADLVNPDPEAENEMQRRKEMMMLVSLRRREEQEAARLAKEQRNAVKRMQEQLRREEQARKREEDRQRRQMILEQYRQRKAQEEAEKDAAVHGGSNMSLRGGEGGATLTRSSAKPRSSSRPRPKSMHLGPCSLQRGSHTSLDECGRQRAASPPPSGTEWRASASDGASDTASTHSLMLLPSSSEYVGPKLFVKPTAKSNRSIIINAINTVLAGAVNSETKRKVLEEINISESKHFLILFRDSGCQFRGLYSYYPEREEVLRLHGTGPRSVLPSMMDMFFKYNSGAKSFTQIHTKHLTVTIDAFTIHNHLWTVKKTCVPQRRDL